In Bactrocera neohumeralis isolate Rockhampton chromosome 5, APGP_CSIRO_Bneo_wtdbg2-racon-allhic-juicebox.fasta_v2, whole genome shotgun sequence, the genomic window CATTCGTCCGCACTTATAGCGTACCACTCGTTAATTAAGGCATTCTTTAAGGTAGTTTTTGATGTTACACTGTGTTCCTTAATCTTGCGTTTTAAAATAGCCCACATGTGCTCAATGGGATTAAGATCTGGAGACTGTGCAGGCCAATCTAACAAAACAATGTAACATTGAATCTCAAATGGTTAATGAAAATGGATTATACGATAATaataatcgtaaaaaatttaatctgtTATCCCACTTCTGAATTCTGCGAAAacgcattttttctttttatttcttttatttttacttcaaaaattttagctCCATTGAAAAGTAATCCATAAAATCTTGACAAAAGCATTTGCAAATGTTGAGCTTTACAATTAATGCAATAAAtactttttagcaaaaaataaagaaagatttttTACATTTCGAAATAAGTAAATGTCAATATGttgtaaataaagtaaatttttgactggaatatatttttgtaaagaattgtaaacaatacaaataatggtaaaaaatagtaatgatATGTGAGTGTTCTTAGAATGCCCGGTTTGACTTACGCTTATTCCGATTGTTGATTTTTTgacttttcatttaaaatttcgtttgcattttgttttgttcgcctcataattttgtatttataaagctCGGATTGTTTAACGTAATGCGATTTTTAAACAGCAATCAAATAATAATCTCTTAATCAAAATGGAtgatattaaattaatagaaTGTGTGCGGAATTCGCCACGCCTATATGACAAGAGTCATGCCGATTTCAAAAATCAAGAGAAAAAAAGGCGGTCTTGGAAGGAAGTCGCCGACAATTTGGAAGTTGATGGTGAGttcaatacaaatattataagatttAATATATGTCGGTCCAGATATAGTAGCATCGTCTGTATTAATTTCCGTGCAATTAGGTGCTGCAGTAGGAGCGCCGTTCATGGGCAAGCCGATTTCCATTTCTCTAAagttaatatatatttctgggGAAGCGCAGCGAACAACTGTACGACCGATCTCCTCTAGTATTTTCACACTAATCATACAGAACCAAAAGCGCTTCATCACTCTTAGTATATCTACCAGAACAAAGCCTTGTGCACATTCTTTGTCTCTTTCTTTCCTTTCCAATACTCGTTGATTTTATCGTGACGCGAGTTAATATCGTTTACACGATATGAGTTCaagaatttaaacaattttatttatacgccGAAATGCGTGCCTTTATTGATATTCTTAAGAactgaattttaatataagatCTTACAGCTATTTATACTAATGAAATGCGGCTGCTGTTATCTGCATGCGACTTCTTTGTCGTAATTCGATATCTGCTATCTTGCTATTACTTGAGATGCGGAGTTGGTTATCGCAGTGGATTATTCCATTGCCAGATGTTTGTTGTTTACATGTTGAGAATGCCTTTCTAGATAATGCATGTTCATTTCTATTGTTCGACTGATAGTGCATGTCAAAGCGAGTTCTATCGGTTTACATACATAGTTCGCCTTTGTTCGGAATGTATATTAGGAGATAaggtgtatgtgagtgtgtgtgaccCGGAGCGAGGCTATGTCGTTAACTCCCCTCCTTCTTAAAACGGAGCGTCCTCGCTATGCTGCTacagattgttgttgttgaagacGATTCAATTCGACTTCGTATATTTCGTCAATTTGCCTTTGTCTGTGAAGCATTCTTCTATTTACGCGATATCGGCAGAGGTGTACCATACCGTAAGTGGTGACTACTAAAGTAAGGAATCCTATTATGATGAAGAACGTAAAATGTACTGGATTTTCTACAATAGGTATCAAAAATGTTGAGAGTGTTTGGATATTGCTGAATTTGTATATTGAGTTTGAAGAAAGGATACGGAGTACTTCAAGTTTTTCGTTGTGTTGATTGTGTATTATTTCTCTGAGTTGTCTTTGATGATTGTAATATGTCATGTTATCGATGTTCGTGGATTCATTGAAGTGTATCAATTTAGGGCCTGATATATGCATGTTGTTCCAAGTATGCTGGTAATCTGTCAAAATGTATCCATTCTCTAGGATGCGAAGTGGAGCATTATTTTCGTGGGTTGTTTCGCATTGTGCTGTTTTgtcttctaatatttttatagtacaaTTGTCAGCGGGTTCTGATTTACAAATAAAGTTACCCATATAATTTCTACATTTAGATATTCTTTGATAATCGTTACACTTTGCGATCTTAGggtctaaattaattttaccatGCTTATATGCTAAAGGATATACATTAAATAAGCTACATTTAGTTTCAAGGATAGGATATTTGTATATTGTTATAATTGCTTGTTGTAGGTAACATATATGAATGTCGGCATAttctaatatattaattattggaAGATCTAACTTTTCATGGTTTATTAAATCGTACACgtctttcaaatttaatgtgccAGAAtagaaattattagtttttgcaaaatttatagtgTTAGTTATTGATTTGAGTTCATTATAAACTTCTGATATAACAATGTTTTCGGTTATTGCTTTGGGATCAAGGCTTTCGAGTATTCTTTCGAActgtgaattaattaatttttgcttattattGTTCTCTATTAGCAAATTAAGTGAAGTTTTTATTTCCACAAGGTCATCGTGGTCTGGTGTGCCCGTGATGAATTTTAACATGGAACCAAGAAAGTTAAGTGATCTTTTGGATCTATAAATATTGGGAATGAGTTGAGTTTTCAGAGTTTCGATTTTGTTTACTAAAATTTGAGTTTGGGGTTGGTCTTCTAGATTGAATGATGATTTCATTATACTTTCGTATGGCGCCAATATTTTTGAGAGATTGGATATGTGATACAAGAAAGCTGTATCCTGATAAATGTAAACAGGATCAGTTTCTACTAGTACATATTTCCTATGGCTTAAATCTATAATATTGTCGCAAAGTGCGATAGAGAAAAGTAAGGTAAATACTATTCCGTACATGCTTTTGCTCTGATATTGTCTTTATggataattacttttttattggtCGTTATTGTTTCTCCGTTGTCTTTTTTTTACTATGTGTTTCACgtatttttttccgtttttgtttCGTCTATGCGTTTTTGAATATATTACCTCTCCTTCTTTGTATTTGAGCTGTTTCCGATTACGGTTATGGTATCGCAAAACTCTCTGTTGGTTTTGTTGAAGACGCTCTTTGATGCCAGGATATTCCCTTTGATTAAAAAACACGTCCTCGGGTTTGTGGTTGGTTACCGAATGGATTGTTTTGTTGTACTGTCGGACTGCTTCAAATATCTGATCGTCAGGAGCCGAACTGTGTTGATGCGCTAATACTTTTGTGAGTTCGATAATTGTGCTATGCGTTCTTTCAACTTGACCGTTTGTTGTCGAATGATAGGCTGGAGTTTTGGTATGCGTTATTTGTAATCGCTTGTATATTTGTTGTGCACATATGCCAGTAAATGTTGACTCGTTATCAGTCATTACAAACTTTGCGTTTGGGTATATTTGTGACAGTATCTCGtcaacatatttgtatgtgtctTTCTTTGATGGTATTTGTCTCAAATGGCAgaatttggaatatttgtcGGTTGAACTAATGTACATATTGTTGCTCATAAAAAATAAGTCTAAGTGTATGTATTCGCCTACTTTGTTCGGTATCGGTGCTGATCCTATTGGTTGTTTATTTGGTCGGCGTTCATACTTGTTTGTGAGGCAGATTTCGCAGTTTTGTACTTCTTTTTTACAAGCGTCACGTATGTTTGGCCAGTAGTATCTGAGCGAGATTTCCTGtgcgttgtttttgtagtttctgTGAGCACGTCTGTGTGTGTCTTGTATGATCTGTTCTTGTTGTTCGGTTTCGGTAATATCGTCCACCAATTTTTGCGCTAGTACAATCGATACAGTTGGAAATGTGTTGATAATGTCATTTTCGACGTAAAATAACATTTGCTCGTCTATTTGTATAGCATTAGTTATCTTTGgtctaattacattttttagtcTATCTAGTAATACAGTTTTCGTATTAAAAAAGATCGTGTGTCGGCTgttagaaaatatgttttgtgAGAATATTTCGATGGGGTTCTGATCTGACCGTTTTACAATAATTTGGTTTCTAAAGGAGTTTACTGGTTTTTTTACTCGTTTGAGTCTTTGTGTTGGTGAGCTTTGTGCTGAATGTTGGGAGTCATCAGAATTTAAAGTGTTGTTTATTTGCTGACGAGAAAGGGCATCAGCGACCACGTTCTGATGTCCGGGTTTGTAAACGATTTTTGCACCATattcttcaatgaaatttttccatctttttaattttgtattgggGTTTTTTTCTGATATGGAGAATATTAGAGATTGATGGTCGGTGTATATTGTTAAATCTGCTATACCATACAAGTAGTTGCGTAGTTTCTGTAGTGACCATACAATTGCGAGTAACTCTTTCTCATTTGTGGAGTAATTCTGTTCTGTTTCACTGAGCGTTCGTGAAATAAATGATATgggtttttggttttgggataATACGGCTCCTATAGCGTAATTGCTAGCATCTGTGGTTAATTCGAAAGGTTTGTTAAAATTTGGTTGGAAGAGTTCGACCTGGGCTTGTAGTTCTTCTTTTATTATGTTCAGTGCTTTTAGTGCAGGTTCGTCtaaagtgatttttatttttgcactttgATTCTTTGATATGCCACCGTTCTCTCCTCTGAGGAACGTAGTCAGTGGTTTGACGATGGCTgcaaaattctttataaattttctatagtaACTTGCGAGACCTAGGAAG contains:
- the LOC126758765 gene encoding uncharacterized protein LOC126758765 gives rise to the protein MNDLPCLQRHCRDTGKLINILIDTGATNNYISTKCNLEPADNCTIKILEDKTAQCETTHENNAPLRILENGYILTDYQHTWNNMHISGPKLIHFNESTNIDNMTYYNHQRQLREIIHNQHNEKLEVLRILSSNSIYKFSNIQTLSTFLIPIVENPVHFTFFIIIGFLTLVVTTYGMVHLCRYRVNRRMLHRQRQIDEIYEVELNRLQQQQSVAA